In Anaerolineae bacterium, a genomic segment contains:
- a CDS encoding RpiB/LacA/LacB family sugar-phosphate isomerase — MKIAVSTDEHTVLVDTILEELRKRGHEVEYFGPEPGQSADWPEVTLQAAERVARGEADEAIVMCWTGTGATLAANKVPGIRAALCHDAETAKGARIWNHANVLALSLRAISPPIAKEILDAWFSTPYSDDEWNLRQIRRIQEIEQKYRHELQ; from the coding sequence ATGAAGATCGCGGTCAGTACTGATGAGCACACGGTCTTGGTGGATACGATCCTAGAAGAGTTGCGTAAACGTGGGCATGAGGTGGAATACTTCGGTCCGGAGCCCGGCCAGTCTGCGGATTGGCCTGAGGTGACGCTTCAGGCAGCCGAGCGGGTCGCCCGCGGCGAGGCGGACGAAGCCATCGTAATGTGCTGGACGGGCACAGGGGCAACGCTGGCTGCCAACAAGGTCCCCGGCATCCGGGCTGCCCTCTGTCACGATGCGGAGACGGCGAAAGGGGCTCGCATCTGGAATCATGCCAACGTCTTAGCCCTTAGCCTGCGGGCCATATCCCCGCCTATTGCTAAGGAGATCCTGGACGCCTGGTTCTCTACGCCTTACAGCGACGATGAGTGGAACCTCCGTCAAATCCGGCGGATTCAGGAGATCGAGCAGAAATATCGCCACGAACTGCAGTAG